From Salinicoccus roseus, one genomic window encodes:
- a CDS encoding Na+/H+ antiporter NhaC family protein has translation MESILNWEYISLIPPLLTLLLVVLTRKVGISLGVGILTSAFVIAGADIMETLRMIWSSFAIIFVDGGAINTWNAFILIFLSLLGIMTAFINMSGGARAFTAWALTKVKSRKGANMATALLGIIVFIDDYFSALIVGQVAKPLTDKYNVSRAKLAYLIDTTASPISVIAPISSWGAGIMGLVAPLIAAAGMVAVTPFQAFVYMIPMNFYVLTAVAMMFIVILTRFDIGAMRKHESLAINDGQVVGDTREVPGETDEELPVHQQGSAKALIVPILGLAFTVIIAMFVTGAVTGGSMDIFSIFENTLVTHSLVIGGIVGLLLSLFYFFRYTHSDDDFGKTEIWLGVKTGFMAMFPAILVLTLAWMIGDLIGQLGTGELLGSMVESSNMPTGILLAVVFAVACLMALATGTSWGSFGILIPITGEIMISLEATDLLLPSIAAVLAGAVFGDHCSPISDSTILSSTGAGCNHIVHVMTQLPYAIGSAMIALAGYLVLGLTSSLPLALLTLLVLLIIVVVVSKVVYTPIVKESAES, from the coding sequence ATGGAAAGTATATTGAACTGGGAGTACATCTCCCTCATCCCGCCGCTGCTTACGCTGCTGCTTGTGGTGCTGACGCGAAAAGTGGGTATCAGTCTCGGTGTCGGCATCCTCACCTCGGCGTTCGTCATTGCGGGTGCGGATATAATGGAGACACTGCGGATGATATGGAGCAGTTTCGCAATCATTTTCGTTGATGGGGGTGCCATCAATACGTGGAATGCATTCATCCTCATCTTCCTCAGTCTCCTTGGAATCATGACTGCATTCATCAACATGTCGGGTGGGGCAAGGGCCTTCACCGCCTGGGCGCTGACGAAGGTGAAATCCCGGAAGGGTGCCAACATGGCGACTGCACTGCTCGGCATCATCGTCTTCATCGATGACTACTTCAGTGCATTGATCGTGGGGCAGGTGGCAAAACCCCTGACGGACAAATACAATGTCTCCCGTGCAAAGCTTGCTTATCTGATCGATACGACGGCATCTCCAATTTCTGTCATTGCCCCGATTTCAAGCTGGGGCGCAGGCATCATGGGTCTTGTGGCCCCGCTGATTGCCGCAGCGGGCATGGTGGCGGTGACGCCGTTCCAGGCATTCGTCTATATGATACCGATGAATTTCTACGTGCTGACTGCAGTGGCGATGATGTTCATCGTCATCCTTACACGCTTCGACATCGGAGCGATGCGGAAGCATGAATCCCTCGCCATCAATGATGGACAGGTGGTCGGGGACACGCGCGAAGTACCCGGCGAAACGGACGAGGAACTCCCCGTCCATCAGCAGGGTTCTGCCAAGGCGCTGATCGTACCGATCCTGGGGCTCGCCTTTACGGTCATCATAGCGATGTTCGTAACAGGTGCAGTGACAGGCGGTTCCATGGACATCTTCAGCATCTTCGAAAATACACTCGTGACGCACTCCCTCGTCATCGGGGGCATCGTCGGCCTGTTGCTCAGCCTGTTCTACTTCTTCAGGTACACACACAGCGACGATGACTTCGGCAAAACGGAGATATGGCTTGGTGTTAAGACCGGCTTCATGGCCATGTTCCCGGCGATACTCGTGCTGACCCTGGCATGGATGATCGGTGACCTGATCGGCCAGCTCGGCACCGGCGAACTGCTCGGTTCCATGGTCGAGAGTTCGAATATGCCGACAGGCATTCTGCTTGCGGTCGTGTTTGCGGTCGCCTGTCTGATGGCGCTGGCCACGGGGACAAGCTGGGGCTCATTCGGCATCCTCATTCCGATCACAGGTGAAATCATGATTTCACTCGAGGCGACTGATCTGCTGCTGCCAAGCATCGCAGCAGTACTTGCAGGCGCAGTATTCGGTGACCACTGTTCACCGATTTCGGACTCGACGATCCTCTCCTCGACGGGGGCAGGATGCAACCACATCGTCCATGTAATGACGCAGCTGCCATATGCGATCGGCTCCGCTATGATCGCGCTGGCCGGGTATCTGGTACTTGGTCTGACATCAAGTCTTCCGCTTGCGCTTCTGACACTGCTGGTGCTCCTCATCATCGTCGTGGTCGTCTCCAAAGTCGTCTATACACCGATCGTCAAGGAGAGTGCAGAATCATAG
- a CDS encoding bifunctional metallophosphatase/5'-nucleotidase yields the protein MEVKLFHTNDIHSHLYNYLKIKDFLDNKKRQYKQDMVYVDLGDHADRSHPYTEATLGKGNVEILNEAGCDIATIGNNEGITLQKEDLKTLYDGADFEVICANLREVGSTSPYFKPYVIKEINGIKFGFIAATVEFTPFYKALGWEVSEAFEWILKAITEINTEVDCIVMMSHLGRYDDESLAMMFPEIDVILSSHTHHYFEEGEWIGDTLLAAAGRFGDFVGEVTLEFEGRALIRKHARLYDTDLLSSSDDHYYEIGRDMMSTVVKEEAPPIERTLYSTSRFIMALARMLRLFTDSDASLLHTGLIAKSFEGGTLTEYDLHKVLPHAINTVQIELTGRELKEVFNQASKHEFKDDIIRGLGFRGDIFGCFVTDNIGYVQSEREYYINGERIDDRRHYKLGTLDMYTFGRIFPQFRYSKKVYKMPEFLREIVKMYRTEL from the coding sequence ATGGAAGTGAAGCTTTTTCATACAAATGACATACATAGTCATCTGTACAACTATTTGAAGATAAAGGATTTTCTCGACAACAAGAAACGGCAGTACAAGCAGGATATGGTGTACGTCGACCTTGGAGATCACGCAGATCGCTCCCACCCCTATACCGAGGCGACACTCGGCAAGGGCAACGTGGAGATCCTCAACGAAGCCGGATGCGATATCGCCACAATCGGAAACAACGAAGGGATCACCCTCCAGAAGGAGGACCTGAAGACACTGTACGACGGCGCGGATTTCGAGGTCATCTGTGCCAACCTTCGTGAGGTGGGGAGCACCTCCCCATACTTCAAGCCGTATGTCATCAAGGAGATCAATGGCATCAAATTCGGTTTCATCGCCGCAACGGTCGAATTCACGCCCTTCTACAAAGCGCTGGGCTGGGAAGTGTCGGAGGCTTTCGAGTGGATTTTGAAAGCCATCACGGAGATCAATACAGAGGTCGACTGCATCGTCATGATGAGCCATCTCGGACGCTATGATGATGAATCCCTCGCAATGATGTTTCCTGAAATAGATGTCATATTGAGTTCACATACACATCATTATTTCGAAGAGGGTGAGTGGATCGGGGATACGCTGCTTGCCGCTGCCGGGAGGTTCGGGGATTTTGTGGGGGAGGTGACGCTGGAGTTTGAAGGGCGCGCACTCATCCGCAAGCATGCCCGACTCTACGACACCGATCTGCTGTCGAGCAGTGACGACCATTATTATGAAATCGGCCGGGACATGATGTCGACGGTCGTAAAGGAAGAGGCACCGCCGATCGAACGGACCCTCTATTCCACCAGCCGGTTCATCATGGCATTGGCCCGCATGCTCAGGCTGTTCACGGACAGTGATGCGAGCCTGCTCCATACGGGGCTTATTGCGAAGTCCTTCGAGGGCGGGACCCTGACGGAATATGATCTGCATAAGGTGCTGCCGCACGCGATCAACACGGTCCAGATCGAATTGACCGGACGTGAGCTGAAGGAAGTGTTCAATCAGGCGTCGAAGCATGAGTTCAAGGATGACATCATCCGGGGGCTCGGCTTCCGCGGTGATATATTCGGCTGCTTCGTCACGGACAATATCGGCTATGTCCAGTCGGAACGCGAATACTACATCAATGGCGAACGGATCGATGACCGCCGGCACTATAAACTCGGCACGCTGGACATGTATACATTCGGCAGGATATTCCCGCAGTTCAGGTATTCGAAGAAGGTCTATAAGATGCCCGAGTTCCTGAGGGAAATCGTCAAGATGTACCGCACGGAATTATAG
- a CDS encoding sulfite exporter TauE/SafE family protein, whose amino-acid sequence MEFIILILIGLAASALGALVGIGGGVIIVPLLIFFGINMGILDRITPQSAVGTSSIILIVIGLSAMISYGRSNQVDWKNGRLFLLGIMPGAFIGSYASRLFTIDSFNLYFGIFLIFLSTLLIVRDRIKPISIFQDERYMEPHVDNMGEVHHYGFPAYIAIISTFVVGFFTGLFGIGGGALMTPLMLLVFRMPATIAIGTSMMMVFFSGSAAAAGHILQGNVDFWYAVFIVPAAFIGAKIGVMANHRFNSDSLVVVLRTVLLLLGVYMILQTII is encoded by the coding sequence ATGGAATTTATCATTCTTATATTGATCGGGCTTGCCGCTTCTGCCCTTGGCGCACTCGTCGGTATCGGCGGCGGGGTAATCATCGTTCCGCTGCTCATATTCTTCGGCATCAACATGGGGATCCTGGACCGCATCACACCGCAGAGTGCAGTCGGCACTTCGAGCATCATCCTGATCGTCATCGGATTGTCGGCGATGATCTCCTATGGACGAAGCAACCAGGTGGACTGGAAGAATGGCCGTCTCTTCCTGCTCGGCATCATGCCCGGGGCTTTCATCGGGTCGTATGCCAGCCGTCTCTTCACCATAGACAGCTTCAATCTGTATTTCGGCATATTCCTCATATTCCTGAGTACCCTGCTCATCGTCAGGGATAGGATAAAACCCATTTCCATCTTTCAGGATGAACGGTATATGGAACCCCATGTGGACAACATGGGGGAGGTCCACCACTATGGATTTCCGGCCTACATTGCCATCATCTCGACATTTGTGGTGGGCTTCTTCACAGGGCTTTTCGGCATTGGTGGTGGTGCACTGATGACGCCGCTGATGCTGCTCGTCTTCCGTATGCCGGCGACGATCGCCATCGGCACCAGCATGATGATGGTCTTCTTTTCCGGCTCGGCTGCTGCAGCCGGACACATACTGCAGGGGAATGTGGACTTCTGGTACGCGGTCTTCATCGTCCCCGCCGCATTCATCGGGGCCAAGATCGGCGTAATGGCCAACCACCGCTTCAATTCTGATTCGCTCGTTGTCGTGCTGCGCACAGTCCTTCTGCTGCTCGGAGTATACATGATTCTACAGACCATCATTTAG
- a CDS encoding DUF72 domain-containing protein — protein sequence MIYIGLTGWGDHDDLYTDLVNKKDKLQAYASHFPIVELDATYYAIQRTSTVEKWCNETPDKFKFVVKAHQYMTGHSDYRDHYDSIRDVFSAFRDMLRPMEKAGKLGFVLLQFPPWFDCTHKNIRYVKYAKEQLEPYKVAVEFRNQTWFETRYREETLSFLDANGMIHSICDEPQAGIGSIPFVNRVTDRTAFIRLHGRNVHGWTQKDRSSQEWRTVRYLYDYNEEELEWLKRQVEILNHKTKDIYIVFNNNSGGHAAGNAQDFMSMMGIRYEGLSPKQLKLF from the coding sequence ATGATCTATATTGGATTGACGGGTTGGGGCGATCATGATGATCTGTATACCGACCTTGTAAATAAGAAGGATAAGCTGCAGGCCTATGCCTCCCATTTCCCCATCGTTGAACTGGATGCGACATACTATGCGATCCAGCGTACTTCAACGGTTGAAAAATGGTGCAATGAGACGCCGGACAAGTTCAAGTTTGTCGTCAAGGCACACCAGTATATGACGGGGCACAGCGACTACCGCGACCACTACGACTCCATCAGGGATGTCTTCAGCGCATTCCGGGATATGCTGCGCCCGATGGAGAAGGCTGGGAAACTCGGATTCGTCCTGCTGCAGTTCCCCCCATGGTTCGATTGTACACATAAGAATATACGCTATGTAAAGTATGCGAAGGAACAGCTTGAACCATACAAGGTGGCGGTAGAGTTCAGAAACCAGACATGGTTCGAGACACGCTACCGGGAGGAGACATTGTCATTCCTCGACGCCAACGGCATGATCCACAGCATCTGTGACGAACCCCAGGCCGGCATCGGCAGCATCCCATTCGTCAACCGGGTGACGGACCGGACGGCATTCATCAGGCTGCATGGGCGCAACGTCCACGGCTGGACACAGAAGGACCGCAGCAGCCAGGAATGGCGGACAGTCAGGTATCTCTACGACTACAACGAAGAAGAATTGGAATGGCTGAAGAGGCAGGTCGAAATCCTCAATCACAAGACGAAGGACATCTACATCGTGTTCAACAACAATTCCGGCGGCCATGCCGCAGGAAATGCGCAGGATTTCATGTCAATGATGGGTATACGGTATGAAGGGCTTTCCCCGAAACAGTTGAAGCTGTTCTAG
- a CDS encoding cupin domain-containing protein yields MALDLKDYGNDPFVINIDDATLQNEDYRVALWTGEEIQITLMSIPPGGDIGGEVHEGHDQFLRLEAGHGKVIMGDSEDEITFEKEVGPDDVILIPKGKFHNVMTVGDEPMKLYSIYGPAHHPQGTRQATKEIAMEEEADHH; encoded by the coding sequence ATGGCTCTTGATTTGAAGGACTATGGAAACGACCCATTTGTAATCAACATCGACGACGCTACACTGCAGAACGAAGACTACCGCGTTGCACTATGGACGGGTGAGGAAATCCAGATCACGCTCATGTCCATTCCGCCCGGCGGGGACATCGGTGGGGAGGTCCATGAAGGACACGACCAGTTCCTTCGCCTCGAAGCTGGACACGGCAAAGTGATCATGGGGGACTCTGAAGATGAAATCACTTTTGAAAAGGAAGTCGGCCCGGATGATGTCATCCTGATTCCAAAAGGCAAGTTCCATAATGTGATGACTGTCGGCGACGAACCGATGAAGCTCTATTCAATCTACGGCCCGGCACACCATCCCCAAGGAACCAGACAGGCGACGAAAGAGATCGCCATGGAGGAAGAAGCAGACCATCACTGA
- a CDS encoding ABC transporter ATP-binding protein has translation MTIIEFKNVSHNDILHNITGHFNEGRITTFVGPSGAGKTTCLKHINGLLSPDSGEIFFRGENIADMDMIELRKRIGMAFQSAPMIGGTVYDNLNLPKAIFGETIDEAHALECLERVDLGGIPLDQNVKSLSGGEKSRISIARTLVNRPEVLLLDEITASLDYRMVKEVERLIVRLQRENNVTVIWITHDLDQARRVSDDMWFLRSGELIEFGDASFIDQSDNPLIRKFVEGEEL, from the coding sequence ATGACTATAATAGAATTCAAAAACGTCAGCCACAATGACATTCTACATAATATTACCGGCCACTTTAACGAGGGGCGCATCACAACCTTCGTCGGACCCAGTGGTGCAGGAAAGACCACATGCCTGAAGCACATCAACGGTTTGCTGTCGCCCGATTCCGGAGAGATATTCTTCAGGGGCGAGAACATTGCTGATATGGATATGATCGAACTGAGGAAGCGCATCGGCATGGCCTTCCAGAGTGCACCAATGATCGGCGGCACCGTCTATGACAACCTCAACCTTCCAAAAGCCATCTTCGGTGAGACAATCGATGAGGCGCATGCTCTCGAGTGCCTCGAACGTGTCGACCTCGGCGGCATCCCGCTCGATCAGAATGTAAAGTCACTTTCCGGCGGGGAGAAGAGCCGCATCTCCATTGCGCGCACGCTCGTCAACCGCCCCGAGGTCCTGCTCCTCGATGAGATCACTGCGAGTCTCGACTACCGGATGGTGAAGGAGGTCGAACGGCTGATCGTCCGCCTGCAGCGCGAAAATAATGTCACCGTCATCTGGATCACCCACGACCTCGACCAGGCACGCCGGGTCAGCGATGACATGTGGTTCCTCAGAAGCGGAGAACTGATCGAATTCGGGGACGCCTCCTTCATCGACCAGTCGGATAATCCGCTCATCAGAAAATTCGTGGAGGGGGAAGAACTTTGA
- a CDS encoding ABC transporter permease has translation MSLIFIAIPLGLAIVLKLGLEKDIIIATIRSIIQLLIIGYILTFVFESDSPIFIILMIMLMIAAATQNIIKKGDGIPGITWMIVLTLIVVETVTMGIMLSFGIIPFDPEEVIPISGMVIGNCMVLSLLFLNKFKDEVDRSDETIELILSMGGQPKVAIDKSLKSAIQTSMIPTIEAQKTMGLVQLPGMMSGLIIGGADPMEAVMYQLLILFLILTTAAMSSVMVGYMAYPKLFNQKMQFIGLQYKTK, from the coding sequence CTGTCCCTGATATTCATCGCCATCCCGCTCGGCTTGGCGATCGTGCTCAAACTCGGACTTGAAAAGGATATCATCATCGCCACCATCCGTTCGATCATACAGCTGCTGATCATCGGATACATCCTCACCTTCGTCTTCGAAAGCGACAGTCCGATCTTCATCATACTGATGATCATGCTCATGATCGCCGCTGCCACACAGAACATCATCAAGAAGGGGGACGGCATTCCGGGCATCACCTGGATGATCGTCCTCACCCTCATCGTGGTCGAAACGGTGACGATGGGCATCATGCTGAGTTTCGGCATCATCCCTTTCGATCCGGAAGAAGTCATCCCGATCAGCGGCATGGTCATCGGCAACTGTATGGTGCTGTCCCTGCTCTTCCTCAACAAATTCAAGGATGAGGTCGACCGCAGTGATGAAACCATCGAACTCATCCTGTCCATGGGCGGCCAGCCAAAAGTCGCCATCGACAAGAGTCTGAAGTCTGCAATCCAGACCAGCATGATTCCGACGATAGAAGCCCAGAAGACCATGGGGCTCGTCCAGTTGCCGGGCATGATGAGCGGCCTCATCATCGGCGGCGCCGATCCGATGGAAGCCGTCATGTACCAGCTGCTGATCCTGTTCCTCATACTGACCACCGCAGCCATGTCCTCCGTCATGGTCGGATATATGGCATATCCGAAACTGTTCAACCAGAAGATGCAGTTCATCGGTCTTCAGTATAAAACAAAGTAG
- a CDS encoding thioredoxin family protein, translating into MPLEHWYDQAMTAEVYIEEMEKHRENLQKVYDEFQIPDDENFFRQLENRKLRVIVLTEDWCGDAMMNIPILLHLAEKSHMEVRMLLRDSNLELMDQYLTNGRSRSIPIFIFIDEDGEEVAHWGPRSETVQTAVDQLMAGLPEKDAPEYDAQFKEAIQTLTSRFIGDETFWQATYESIKETLGEKL; encoded by the coding sequence ATGCCGCTCGAACATTGGTATGATCAGGCAATGACAGCAGAAGTGTATATTGAAGAAATGGAAAAGCACCGCGAGAATCTGCAGAAAGTATACGATGAATTCCAGATCCCGGATGACGAAAACTTTTTCAGGCAGCTGGAAAACCGGAAACTCCGGGTCATCGTCCTTACCGAGGACTGGTGCGGTGATGCCATGATGAACATCCCGATACTGCTGCACCTGGCCGAAAAGAGCCACATGGAAGTACGTATGCTGCTGAGGGACAGCAATCTCGAACTGATGGACCAGTATTTGACGAACGGCAGATCCCGTTCGATTCCCATCTTCATCTTCATTGATGAAGACGGGGAAGAAGTCGCGCACTGGGGCCCGCGTTCAGAAACGGTGCAGACAGCAGTCGACCAGCTGATGGCCGGGTTGCCGGAAAAGGATGCGCCGGAATACGATGCACAGTTCAAAGAAGCCATCCAGACGCTGACTTCGCGCTTTATTGGTGATGAGACATTCTGGCAGGCCACATACGAAAGCATAAAAGAGACCCTCGGGGAAAAGCTGTAG
- a CDS encoding EamA family transporter: MESNSKHLRGLIFVLLGATLWGVGGTASDYIFRNTPVTVEWYVAFRLTVSGIILLFAYWLFSRKQQPVRLDRRTLGMLIIYSLLGMTMVQYSFMAAIGYGNAAIATVLQYTGPIYIILWLIIRKYAKWTFADAFIILGIITGVVLLATNGDLSRLVVSPPALIWGLISGVALAYYTLHAQVLLYRLHPLQLVGGSMLIGGIAMNFIHPIWQFDFSFDWTVGLITILLFSVLFGTTLAFLLYITSLKHISSKEGGVLGTVEPASAVLSSVLWLNISLGWYQIIGTIIILGVALYISVGRKEKEKK; encoded by the coding sequence ATGGAATCGAATTCAAAACACCTCAGGGGCCTGATTTTTGTCCTGCTCGGTGCAACATTATGGGGCGTCGGAGGTACAGCTTCAGACTATATTTTCAGGAACACGCCGGTCACTGTGGAATGGTATGTGGCATTCCGCCTGACGGTGAGCGGCATCATCCTTCTTTTTGCATATTGGCTGTTTTCCCGGAAACAGCAGCCTGTCCGGCTCGACCGCCGCACCCTTGGCATGCTGATCATCTACAGCCTCCTCGGCATGACGATGGTGCAGTATTCATTCATGGCGGCAATCGGTTACGGCAACGCCGCCATCGCAACGGTGCTTCAGTATACGGGACCAATCTACATCATCCTGTGGCTGATCATCCGCAAATATGCAAAATGGACGTTCGCCGACGCCTTCATCATTCTCGGCATCATCACCGGCGTTGTGCTTCTTGCAACAAATGGAGACCTCTCAAGGCTGGTCGTCTCACCTCCCGCCCTGATATGGGGTCTGATATCGGGTGTTGCACTCGCATACTACACCCTGCATGCCCAAGTGCTCCTGTACCGTCTGCACCCGCTCCAGCTCGTCGGCGGTTCGATGCTCATCGGGGGGATTGCGATGAACTTCATCCATCCCATCTGGCAGTTTGATTTCAGCTTCGACTGGACGGTCGGGCTCATCACCATACTGCTCTTCTCCGTCCTTTTTGGAACGACCCTCGCTTTCCTTCTTTACATAACCAGCCTGAAGCACATCTCCTCAAAGGAAGGTGGCGTCCTCGGAACTGTCGAACCGGCTTCGGCGGTCCTGAGTTCAGTGTTATGGCTTAATATCAGCCTGGGATGGTATCAGATCATCGGCACCATCATCATCCTCGGGGTGGCCCTCTATATTTCAGTCGGCCGCAAGGAGAAGGAGAAAAAATAA
- a CDS encoding prenyltransferase encodes MAEQGSYSFRGIGMLMRVVAVVTSSIATIISTVLPLAFGYDVSKFNLFLLFILLVIGGFLVHGVLTHVFNDITDFHSGTDQESPGLLSGGSRVLQTGTMTLGMLKRIGLIVTAILVFAAALFFLFGQIELAILCMVGLWGAATYSLAPFRFAYRPFLGEWLSLFPSLLLLGLAAPWIMLDHIPAWAWQNASINAIWCMAWVMIHHVPDIRADHRATPVKETSVVWAVKRFGMNRAGLPALIYLILVGLIAFSMIGDRPIGAIGTLLMLGYGIYLVLRMRVRDVEQVTAYEKVLLLLAMVTAIWLGLFPAM; translated from the coding sequence ATGGCAGAACAGGGATCATACAGTTTCAGGGGGATCGGGATGCTCATGCGGGTGGTTGCGGTCGTGACATCGAGTATCGCAACCATCATATCAACAGTGCTCCCGCTGGCGTTCGGGTACGATGTATCGAAGTTCAATCTATTTCTATTATTCATTCTGCTCGTGATCGGAGGGTTTCTCGTCCACGGTGTGCTCACCCATGTCTTCAATGACATCACAGATTTCCACTCCGGTACAGATCAGGAAAGTCCGGGACTGCTGTCAGGCGGCAGCCGTGTGCTGCAGACCGGCACCATGACCCTCGGCATGCTGAAGCGTATAGGTCTTATCGTGACGGCGATACTTGTGTTTGCTGCAGCATTGTTCTTCCTCTTCGGACAGATTGAGCTCGCGATCCTGTGCATGGTCGGGCTGTGGGGGGCGGCTACATATTCCCTTGCCCCATTCAGGTTTGCATACCGCCCCTTCCTTGGCGAATGGCTGAGCCTATTCCCCTCCCTTCTGCTGCTGGGCTTGGCAGCACCATGGATCATGCTGGATCACATCCCCGCCTGGGCATGGCAGAATGCATCGATCAACGCAATCTGGTGCATGGCCTGGGTCATGATTCACCATGTGCCTGATATCCGAGCCGACCACAGGGCGACACCTGTGAAGGAAACGAGTGTCGTATGGGCAGTGAAGCGGTTTGGAATGAACCGTGCGGGCCTGCCTGCACTGATTTATCTCATCCTGGTGGGTCTGATCGCCTTTTCCATGATAGGGGACCGGCCGATCGGTGCCATCGGTACGCTGCTCATGCTCGGGTATGGCATCTATCTCGTGCTCAGGATGCGGGTACGGGATGTCGAACAGGTGACCGCCTACGAAAAAGTGCTCCTTCTGCTGGCAATGGTCACAGCGATATGGCTGGGCCTGTTTCCGGCTATGTAA
- a CDS encoding NAD(P)H-hydrate dehydratase, giving the protein MKIVKRDEMRAIEQFAIDEVGISGAVLMEIAGNQVAEEIIRSYPDRSAPIVILIGSGNNGGDGFVIARRLSDAGYTPAPWLLVDPGKLKGDALVQYRIHTARELPLHSVEEGLGRLDAALASSDVIVDAMLGTGISGAVRAPFDHVIDRVNSHAAHVYAVDLPSGLDCDTGRVENVAVRADETITFAFPKLGFFTQDGPSVIGRLAVKDISVPGTLADRIGMKLPELVTEQLAVQALPGRAEFGHKGTFGHALVIGGSRPFVGAPLYSAHAAYKTGAGLVTLAIPEGIYPAVAGQNQLALLRSLPEADGHFSGAGVEAELFEKVNAVAIGPGLGRFDGGEAFIEEIIRQLDGQPIIIDADGLHHVKGRLGLLVRYDGPVILTPHPGEMANLTDRTVADIEADRMGVAKDFAEKYQVNLVLKGHRTIIATPERLWVNPHGNDALAKGGSGDVLTGMIAAFLAQGAEAAEAMQIAVYLHATAGERAAGTHSHYGVTPGDVIEAAKGILKEMEEKK; this is encoded by the coding sequence ATGAAAATTGTGAAGCGGGATGAAATGCGCGCCATCGAACAGTTTGCGATCGATGAAGTGGGTATATCCGGTGCCGTCCTCATGGAGATTGCCGGCAACCAGGTTGCAGAAGAGATCATCCGGTCATACCCGGACCGGTCGGCGCCGATCGTCATATTGATCGGCAGTGGAAATAACGGAGGGGATGGGTTCGTCATCGCCAGACGGCTGTCCGATGCAGGGTATACCCCGGCGCCCTGGCTGCTTGTGGACCCGGGGAAGCTGAAGGGCGATGCACTGGTGCAATACCGGATACATACTGCGAGGGAACTGCCGCTCCATTCCGTTGAAGAAGGGCTGGGGCGGCTCGATGCAGCGCTTGCTTCATCTGATGTGATTGTAGATGCGATGCTCGGTACGGGTATATCCGGTGCGGTAAGGGCGCCGTTCGACCATGTCATTGACAGGGTCAACAGCCATGCAGCACATGTATATGCGGTGGACCTGCCATCCGGTCTCGACTGTGATACAGGGCGGGTGGAGAATGTGGCGGTGCGGGCGGACGAAACAATTACGTTCGCATTTCCGAAGCTCGGCTTCTTTACACAGGATGGGCCTTCAGTCATCGGACGGCTTGCAGTGAAGGACATTTCAGTGCCGGGAACGCTGGCGGATAGGATCGGTATGAAGCTGCCCGAACTGGTCACGGAGCAGCTGGCTGTCCAGGCACTGCCCGGGAGGGCGGAGTTTGGGCACAAGGGTACTTTCGGACATGCGCTGGTCATTGGCGGCTCCAGACCGTTTGTCGGTGCCCCGCTCTATAGTGCCCATGCCGCATATAAGACGGGGGCCGGCCTCGTCACATTGGCGATACCGGAAGGCATCTATCCGGCCGTTGCGGGGCAGAACCAGCTGGCCCTCCTCCGGTCCCTGCCGGAAGCTGACGGCCATTTCAGTGGCGCGGGTGTGGAGGCGGAACTGTTTGAAAAGGTCAATGCAGTGGCCATCGGACCGGGACTTGGAAGGTTTGATGGAGGAGAGGCGTTCATCGAAGAGATCATCCGGCAGCTGGATGGTCAGCCGATCATCATAGATGCCGATGGACTGCACCATGTGAAGGGCCGGCTCGGACTGCTGGTCCGATACGATGGGCCCGTCATCCTCACGCCGCACCCTGGCGAGATGGCCAATCTGACAGACCGGACGGTCGCTGATATTGAAGCCGACAGGATGGGTGTTGCGAAGGACTTTGCAGAAAAGTATCAGGTCAATCTCGTACTGAAGGGGCATCGGACGATCATCGCGACGCCTGAAAGGCTCTGGGTGAATCCGCATGGAAATGATGCGCTTGCAAAAGGGGGAAGCGGCGATGTCCTCACAGGAATGATCGCTGCCTTCCTGGCCCAGGGTGCCGAGGCAGCCGAAGCGATGCAGATTGCGGTATATCTGCATGCAACCGCTGGTGAAAGGGCGGCAGGCACTCATTCCCATTATGGCGTCACGCCCGGGGATGTCATTGAAGCGGCCAAAGGGATACTCAAGGAAATGGAGGAGAAGAAGTGA